The proteins below are encoded in one region of Drosophila santomea strain STO CAGO 1482 chromosome 3R, Prin_Dsan_1.1, whole genome shotgun sequence:
- the LOC120454457 gene encoding transcription initiation factor TFIID subunit 1 isoform X1 — MEMESDNSDDEGSIGNGLDLTGILFGNIDSEGRLLQDDDGEGRGGTGFDAELRENIGSLSKLGLDSMLLEVIDRKEAEPLSDDEEAEKSDASASGGMSAFDALKAGVKSEEGEDGAVKAQDDAIDYSDITELSEDCPRTPPNEITSYDDLEDAIPASKVEAKLTKDDKELMPPPSAPMRSGSGSGTDEQAKSNDATSPSGDSKSIDAKDADRKLDTPLADILPSKYQNVDVRELFPDFRPQKVLRFSRLFGPGKPTSLPQIWRHVRKRRRKRNQSRDQKTTNTGGSDSPSDTEEPRKRGFSLHYAAEPTPADCMSDDEDKLLGDFNSEDVRPEGPDNGENSDQKPKVADWRYGPAQIWYDMLEVPDSGEGFNYGFKTKAASSSQSQIKDERRVKSPEDDDEEPSIADDAFLMVSQLHWEDDVVWDGNDIKAKVLQKLNSKTNAAGWLPSSGSRTAGAFSQPGKTSMPVGNSSGSSKQGSGASSKKAQQNAQAKPAEAPDDTWYSLFPVENEELIYHKWEDEVIWDAQQMSKVPKPKVLTLDPNDENIILGIPDDIDPSKINKSTGPPPKIKIPHPHVKKSKILLGKAGVINVLAEDTPPPPPKSPDRDPFNISNDTYYTPKTEPTLRLKVGGGNLIQHSTPVVELRAPFVPTHMGPMKLRSFHRPPLKKYSHGPMAQSIPHPVFPLIKTIAKKAKQREVERIASGGGDVFFMRNPEDLSGRDGDIVLAEFCEEHPPLMNQVGMCSKIKNYYKRKAEKDSGPQDYVYGEVAFAHTSPFLGILHPGQCIQAIENNMYRAPIYPHKMAHNDFLVIRTRNNYWIRSVNSIYTVGQECPLYEVPGPNSKRANNFTRDFLQVFIYRLFWKSRDNPRRIRMDDIKQAFPAHSESSIRKRLKQCADFKRTGMDSNWWVIKPEFRLPSEEEIRAMVSPEQCCAYFSMIAAEQRLKDAGYGEKFLFAPQEDDDEEAQLKLDDEVKVAPWNTTRAYIQAMRGKCLLQLSGPADPTGCGEGFSYVRVPNKPTQTKEEQESQPKRSVTGTDADLRRLPLQRAKELLRQFKVPEEEIKKLSRWEVIDVVRTLSTEKAKAGEEGMDKFSRGNRFSIAEHQERYKEECQRIFDLQNRVLASSEVLSTDEAESSASEESDLEELGKNLENMLSNKKTSTQLSREREELERQELLRQLDEEHGGPSSSGGAKGAKGKEEAGQQILATNNQGRILRITRTFRGNDGKEYTRVETVRRQPVIDAYIKIRTTKDEQFIKQFATLDEQQKEEMKREKRRIQEQLRRIKRNQERERLAQLAQNQKLQPGGMPTSLGDPKSSGGHSHKERDSGYKEVSPSRKKFKLKPDLKLKCGACGQVGHMRTNKACPLYSGMQSSLSQSNPSLADDLDEQSEKEMTMDDDDLVNVDGTKVTLSSKVLKRHGGDDGKRRSGSSSGLTLKVPRDAMGKKKRRVGGDLHCDYLQRHNKTANRRRTDPVVVLSSILEIIHNELRSMPDVSPFLFPVSAKKVPDYYRVVTKPMDLQTMREYIRQRRYTSREMFLEDLKQIVDNSLIYNGPQSAYTLAAQRMFSSCFELLAEREDKLMRLEKAINPLLDDDDQVALSFIFDKLHTQIKQLPESWPFLKPVNKKQVKDYYTVIKRPMDLETIGKNIEAHRYHSRAEYLADIELIATNCEQYNGSDTRYTKFAKKILEYAQTQLIEFSEHCGQLENNIAKTQERARENAPEFEEAWGNDDYNFDRGSRASSPGDDYIDVEGHGGHAASSNSIHRSMGAEVGSSHTAPSVRKPAPAGPGEVKRGRGRPRKQRDPVEEVKSQNPVKRGRGRPRKDSLASNMSQTQAYFLDEDLQCSTDDEDDDEEEDFQEVSEDENNAASILDQGERINAPTDGMDGMFDPKNIKTEIDMEAHQMAEEPIGEDDSQQVAEAMVQLSGVGGYYAQQQQDESMDVDPNYDPSDFLAMHKPRQNLGEPSSLQGAFTNFLSHDQDDNGPYNPPEASTSAASGSAIGMSLPPQEEDSMAMQMAPEMTVNTMNNGMGIDDDLDISESDEEDDGSHVRIKKEVFDDGEYALQHQQMGQTSTQSQIYMVDSSNEPTTLDYQQPSQLDFQHVQGMEQLQHQGMPPMQAEQIQQQQTPQGDNDYAWTF; from the exons atggagatggaatCCGACAACAGTGACGACGAGGGATCGATCGGCAACGGATTGGACTTGACCGGCATACTTTTCGGCAACATCGACTCCGAGGGCAGACTGCTGCAAGATGATGATGGAGAGGGTCGCGGGGGCACCGGTTTTGATGCGGAGCTCCGGGAAAACATTGGATCCCTTTCCAA ATTGGGTCTCGATTCTATGCTGCTCGAGGTCATTGACCGCAAAGAAGCCGAGCCTCTATCGGATGACGAGGAGGCGGAAAAGTCAGACGCCAGTGCCAGCGGAGGAATGAGTGCATTTGATGCGCTGAAAGCGGGCGTCAAAAGTGAGGAAGGGGAGGATGGTGCCGTAAAAGCTCAGGACGATGCCATAGACTACTCTGATATTACCGAATTATCCGAGGACTGCCCACGCACTCCGCCCAATGAAATAACCTCTTATGATGACTTAGAAGATGCCATTCCCGCCTCCAAAGTAGAGGCCAAGCTGA CCAAAGACGATAAGGAACTAATGCCTCCACCAAGTGCGCCAATGCGCTCGGGCTCTGGCAGCGGCACTGACGAACAGGCTAAGTCAAACGATGCAACCAGTCCCAGTGGTGACTCCAAATCTATCGATGCAAAGG ATGCGGATCGAAAGCTGGACACTCCACTGGCAGACATACTGCCATCCAAGTACCAGAATGTCGATGTGCGCGAGCTCTTTCCGGACTTTCGTCCCCAAAAGGTGTTACGCTTCTCCCGTCTCTTCGGACCAGGTAAACCCACGAGTCTGCCCCAGATCTGGCGACACGTGCGCAAGCGCCGCCGGAAGCGAAATCAATCCAGGGATCAGAAG ACGACAAACACTGGTGGTTCAGACTCTCCCAGCGATACTGAGGAGCCACGAAAGCGTGGATTCAGTCTGCACTATGCTGCGGAGCCAACGCCAGCGGACTGCATGTCCGACGACGAGGACAAACTTCTGGGCGACTTTAACAGCGAAGATGTGCGCCCAGAAGGACCAGACAACGGAGAGAACAGCGATCAGAAGCCGAAGGTGGCCGACTGGCGATACGGGCCTGCACAGATTTGGTACGATATGTTAGAAGTTCCAGACTCCGGAGAGGGTTTCAACTACGGCTTCAAGACAAAGGCAGCCTCCTCGTCTCAGTCGCAGATCAAGGATGAACGCCGTGTAAAGAGTCCAGAGGATGATGACGAGGAGCCAAGCATTGCGGATGATGCCTTTCTCATGGTCTCCCAGCTGCACTGGGAAGACGATGTGGTCTGGGACGGCAACGACATTAAGGCCAAAGTGCTACAAAAGCTTAACTCAAAGACAAATGCAGCTGGGTGGTTGCCCTCCAGCGGATCGAGAACGGCTGGGGCCTTTAGTCAGCCGGGAAAAACGTCTATGCCCGTAGGAAACAGCAGTGGTAGCTCCAAGCAGGGTTCGGGAGCATCAAGCAAGAAGGCTCAGCAAAA TGCTCAAGCAAAACCAGCGGAGGCACCTGATGACACTTGGTATAGCCTTTTTCCAGTAGAAAATGAGGAACTAATATACCACAAGTGGGAGGACGAGGTAATCTGGGATGCCCAGCAAATGAGCAAGGTGCCCAAACCGAAGGTACTCACTCTGGATCCCAACGACGAAAATATCATTTTGGGCATTCCCGATGACATAGATCCCTCCAAAATTAATAAGAGCACGGGTCCTCCACCTAAAATCAAGATACCTCATCCTCACGTAAAGAAGTCTAAGATCCTACTTGGCAAGGCGGGTGTGATTAATGTGCTTGCGGAGGACACACCTCCGCCTCCGCCCAAAAGTCCTGATCGTGACCCCTTCAATATATCTAATGACAC GTACTACACACCGAAGACAGAACCCACTCTACGACTTAAGGTGGGCGGCGGAAATCTTATTCAGCACTCGACTCCGGTAGTAGAGCTGCGAGCTCCGTTTGTTCCTACGCACATGGGCCCGATGAAGCTCCGGTCCTTCCATCGCCCGCCCCTAAAGAAATACTCCCACGGACCAATGGCGCAGTCTATCCCCCACCCCGTCTTCCCACTAATAAAGACCATCGCAAAGAAGGCAAAGCAGCGCGAAGTGGAGCGCATTGCCTCCGGTGGCGGAGACGTATTCTTTATGCGGAACCCGGAGGACTTGAGCGGAAGGGACGGAGATATTGTGCTAGCCGAATTCTGCGAAGAGCATCCGCCCCTGATGAACCAGGTGGGAATGTGCTCCAAGATAAAGAACTACTACAAGCGTAAAGCGGAGAAGGACAGTGGACCGCAGGATTATGTTTATGGAGAAGTTGCCTTTGCACACACCAGTCCCTTTCTGGGCATCCTACATCCTGGCCAGTGCATCCAGGCGATTGAGAACAACATGTACCGAGCGCCTATTTATCCACATAAGATGGCTCACAACGATTTCCTCGTCATTCGCACCCGGAACAACTACTGGATACGATCGGTGAATTCAATATACACGGTGGGCCAGGAGTGTCCGCTGTACGAGGTTCCGGGTCCAAATTCCAAAAGAGCCAATAACTTCACCCGTGACTTTCTGCAG GTGTTTATATACCGCTTGTTCTGGAAAAGTCGCGATAATCCGCGCCGCATTCGAATGGACGATATAAAACAGGCATTTCCAGCTCATTCCGAGAGCAGCATCCGAAAGCGCCTGAAGCAGTGCGCCGACTTCAAGCGAACAGGCATGGACTCCAATTGGTGGGTTATTAAACCGGAGTTTCGCCTTCCCTCCGAGGAGGAGATCCGGGCCATGGTGTCACCTGAGCAGTGTTGCGCTTACTTTAGCATGATCGCGGCGGAACAACGCTTAAAG GATGCTGGGTATGGAGAGAAGTTTTTGTTCGCACCACAAGAAGATGACGACGAGGAGGCGCAACTGAAACTTGACGACGAAGTTAAGGTGGCTCCTTGGAACACGACTCGCGCGTATATACAGGCCATGCGGGGGAAGTGTTTACTCCAGTTAAGTGGTCCGGCCGATCCAACGGGATGTGGAGAGGGATTTTCATATGTTCGAGTGCCAAATAAGCCCACA CAAACCAAAGAGGAGCAAGAGTCTCAGCCAAAACGGTCTGTCACTGGAACAGATGCAGATTTGCGTCGGCTGCCACTCCAGCGTGCAAAAGAGCTATTGCGGCAGTTCAAGGTGCCCGAGGAGGAGATCAAGAAGCTTTCCCGCTGGGAGGTCATTGATGTGGTGCGCACTCTGTCCACAGAAAAAGCAAAGGCTGGTGAAGAGGGAATGGATAAGTTCTCTCGGGGTAACCGGTTCTCCATTGCTGAGCATCAGGAGCGTTATAAGGAAGAGTGTCAGCGCATATTCGACCTGCAAAACAGAGTGCTGGCCAGCTCTGAAGTGCTGTCCACTGATGAGGCGGAGTCCTCGGCCTCCGAGGAATCAGATCTCGAAGAACTTGGCAAGAATCTGGAGAACATGCtgtcaaacaaaaaaacctCGACGCAATTGTCAAGGGAACGTGAAGAGCTGGAGCGGCAAGAGTTGCTTCGCCAGCTTGACGAAGAACACGGCGGGCCAAGTAGTAGTGGAGGAGCCAAGGGAGCCAAAGGAAAAGAGGAGGCCGGACAGCAAATACTGGCAACCAACAACCAGGGCAGGATTCTTCGCATTACGCGTACATTCAGAGGTAACGATGGAAAGGAATATACCCGCGTCGAGACTGTGCGACGGCAACCAGTTATCGACGCCTACATCAAGATTCGTACCACTAAGGACGAGCAGTTCATAAAGCAGTTCGCAACTCTAGATGAGCAGCAAAAGGAGGAGATGAAACGCGAAAAGAGACGCATTCAGGAGCAACTACGTCGCATCAAACGCAACCAAGAGCGCGAACGCCTGGCGCAGCTGGCTCAGAACCAGAAACTGCAGCCAGGTGGCATGCCCACTTCCTTGGGTGATCCTAAGAGCTCGGGCGGTCATTCGCACAAGGAGCGGGATAGCGGCTACAAGGAGGTCAGCCCTTCGCGCAAAAAGTTTAAGCTTAAGCCAGACCTAAAGCTTAAGTGCGGCGCCTGTGGTCAGGTTGGTCACATGCGCACAAACAAAGCCTGTCCCTTGTATTCTGGTATGCAAAGCAGCCTGTCCCAGTCGAATCCATCTCTGGCTGACGATTTGGACGAGCAGAGCGAAAAAGAGATGACAATGGATGACGATGATCTGGTGAATGTTGATGGCACTAAAGTAACGCTGAGTAGCAAGGTTCTCAAGCGTCATGGTGGTGATGATGGCAAGCGTCGCAGCGGGTCTAGCTCTGGTCTCACCTTAAAGGTTCCCCGAGATGCGATGGGCAAGAAGAAACGTAGAGTGGGTGGCGATCTTCATTGTGACTATCTCCAGCGACACAATAAAACGGCTAATCGAAGGCGCACGGACCCCGTTGTGGTACTGTCCTCTATCTTGGAGATTATCCACAATGAACTGCGATCTATGCCGGACGTATCCCCATTCCTGTTCCCGGTGAGTGCGAAAAAGGTTCCCGACTACTACCGCGTGGTGACCAAGCCCATGGATCTGCAAACAATGAGGGAGTATATACGCCAAAGGCGCTACACGAGTCGCGAGATGTTCCTGGAGGATCTCAAGCAGATTGTGGACAACTCACTAATCTACAATGGACCGCAGAGTGCATACACCTTGGCTGCTCAACGCATGTTTAGCAGTTGCTTTGAGCTGCTCGCTGAGCGCGAAGACAAACTGATGCGCCTTGAAAAGGCAATAAACCCGCTTTTGGACGACGATGACCAAGTTGCGCTCTCATTCATCTTTGACAAGCTGCATACGCAGATTAAACAATTACCAGAAAGCTGGCCTTTCCTTAAACCTGTCAACAAGAAACAGGTTAAGGACTACTACACGGTTATTAAGCGACCCATGGACCTCGAAACTATCGGCAAAAACATTGAAG CTCATCGCTATCACAGTCGCGCCGAATATCTGGCTGATATCGAGTTGATTGCCACCAACTGTGAGCAGTACAATGGCAGTGACACCCGCTACACCAAGTTCGCCAAGAAGATACTAGAGTATGCCCAAACCCAGTTAATTGAG TTTTCGGAGCACTGCGGCCAGTTGGAAAATAACATAGCAAAGACACAGGAGCGTGCTAGGGAGAATGCACCAGAGTTCGAAGAAGCCTGGGGCAATGATGACTACAACTTTGACCGTGGCAGCAGGGCGAGTTCGCCCGGGGATGATTATATCGATGTCGAGGGTCATGGGGGGCATGCCGCCTCATCGAACTCCATCCATCGCAGCATGGGAGCTGAGGTCGGTTCGTCTCATACGGCACCTTCAGTACGAAAACCAGCTCCTGCAGGTCCTGGTGAGGTGAAGCGCGGACGGGGTAGGCCCCGCAAGCAGCGCGACCCCGTGGAGGAGG TCAAATCCCAGAATCCGGTTAAGCGTGGTCGGGGGCGTCCGAGGAAGGACAGCCTTGCCTCAAACATGAGTCAGACGCAAGCTTACTTCCTGGATGAAG ACCTGCAATGCTCCACAGATGACGAGGATgatgacgaggaggaggacttCCAGGAGGTTTCCGAAGACGAGAACAATGCGGCTAGCATTTTGGATCAGGGCGAACGTATCAATGCACCTACCGATGGCATGGACGGCATGTTTGACCCCAAGAACATAAAGACAGAGATCGACATGGAAGCTCACCAAATGGCAG AGGAGCCGATCGGCGAGGATGACAGCCAGCAGGTGGCCGAAGCAATGGTGCAGTTGAGTGGCGTGGGCGGCTACTATGCTCAACAGCAGCAAG ATGAATCAATGGATGTGGACCCCAACTACGATCCCTCAGATTTCCTAGCCATGCACAAGCCTCGCCAGAACCTGGGCGAGCCCAGCAGCCTGCAGGGTGCTTTCACCAACTTCCTTTCCCACGATCAGGATGATAATGGGCCGTACAATCCCCCCGAAGCCAGCACAAGTGCCGCTTCTGGTTCCGCTATAGGAATGAGCCTACCGCCTCAGGAGGAAGATTCAATGGCCATGCAAATGGCGCCGGAAATGACTGTTAATACCATGAACAACGGAATGGGTATTGATGATGATCTGGACATTTCGGAGAGTGATGAGGAAGACGATGGTTCCCATGTGCGAATCAAGAAGGAGGTATTTGACGACGGGGAATACGCCTTGCAGCACCAGCAAATGGGACAGACATCAACGCAGTCGCAGATCTACATGGTGGATTCGTCCAACGAGCCCACGACTCTCGACTACCAGCAACCATCACAGTTGGACTTCCAACACGTGCAGGGAATGGAGCAGTTACAGCACCAAGGGATGCCTCCAATGCAAGCTGAGCAaatccagcagcaacagacaCCGCAGGGAGACAATGATTATGCCTGGACTTTCTAG